A stretch of the Malus sylvestris chromosome 10, drMalSylv7.2, whole genome shotgun sequence genome encodes the following:
- the LOC126588042 gene encoding NAC domain-containing protein 73: MTWCNDSDDERAIQIIGAPPPNNPNNPNEFRNITCPSCGHHIEFQDQAGIHDLPGLPAGVKFDPTDQEILQHLEAKVLSDTRKLHPLIDEFIPTLEGENGICYTHPEKLPGVNKDGQIRHFFHRPSKAYTTGTRKRRKVHTEEDGSETRWHKTGKTRPVLVGGAVKGFKKILVLYTNYGRQRKPEKTNWVMHQYHLGNNEEEKDGELVVSKVFYQTQPRQCGSSKDVPAFDHHKGVNIRGGQGHDGLISAATNPLPLAKKAGLVEYYDPGGPFINYDHHQHNHNQGGDNRESPPQLIPNLVVQGDGSSFIRLTSDASKGKLERK, encoded by the exons ATGACATGGTGCAACGACTCCGACGATGAGAGGGCCATTCAGATTATCGGCGCCCCTCCTCCTAATAACCCTAATAATCCAAATGAATTTCGGAACATAACTTGCCCCTCTTGTGGACATCACATAGAATTCCAAGACCAG GCAGGAATCCATGATTTGCCTGGACTACCAGCAGGAGTGAAGTTTGATCCAACTGACCAAGAAATTCTTCAACATTTAGAGGCAAAGGTTTTGTCTGATACCAGAAAGCTGCATCCTCTCATTGATGAGTTCATACCAACGCTTGAAGGGGAGAATGGGATTTGCTACACTCACCCAGAAAAGCTACCAG GAGTGAACAAAGACGGACAAATCCGCCACTTCTTCCACCGTCCATCGAAGGCATACACGACTGGGACCAGAAAGCGAAGGAAGGTTCACACCGAAGAAGATGGAAGCGAAACCAGATGGCACAAAACCGGCAAGACAAGGCCGGTTCTTGTCGGCGGAGCAGTGAAGGGTTTCAAAAAGATCTTAGTCCTCTACACCAACTATGGGAGGCAAAGAAAACCAGAAAAGACCAATTGGGTCATGCACCAATACCACCTTGGCAACAATGAGGAGGAGAAAGATGGTGAGCTGGTGGTCTCAAAGGTCTTTTACCAAACACAGCCTAGGCAATGTGGATCAAGTAAGGACGTTCCAGCGTTTGATCATCACAAAGGTGTGAATATAAGAGGTGGGCAAGGGCATGATGGTCTGATTAGTGCTGCTACTAACCCTCTTCCTCTAGCAAAGAAGGCAGGTCTTGTGGAGTACTATGATCCTGGAGGTCCTTTCATTAATTATGAtcatcatcaacataatcataatcAAGGGGGCGATAATAGAGAAAGCCCACCTCAGCTAATCCCAAATTTAGTTGTCCAAGGTGACGGGTCTTCGTTTATTCGATTAACTTCAGATGCAAGCAAAGGGAAGCTTGAGAGGAAATAG
- the LOC126588041 gene encoding serine/threonine-protein kinase-like protein ACR4, whose protein sequence is MMNHSKHVAYLIIISLLCTSTVILGAVLTLILLCKKKPVQTQETPPPTKPSAQVYPLTNIDVATDGFNHRRIVGEGRFGTVYAAIFEKGQIAAVKRIHSRHVLSNAGFGFSRILRSISLAQHPNIVPIIGYSEGPGERIIVMEFVGMVCLDYYLHQNSDGASLDWNHRLKIAAGAAKGLEYLHEGVAPNIIHGCVKASNILIDVNFRAKVCDYGLSFLAPQEKRGLLGHVDDEYWDGGLGGGGGACKESDVYGFGVVLLELLSGRLCDEGRLVNWSLPLIKEKRFSEFLDPRLAIPSEILPLVRLAKVASACVGNSRKSRPSIGQVATILSSLEMD, encoded by the coding sequence ATGATGAACCACAGTAAACATGTTGCCTATCTTATTATCATATCCTTACTTTGCACATCCACTGTTATTCTTGGTGCTGTCCTCACTCTCATCCTCCTCTGCAAGAAAAAACCAGTCCAAACCCAAGAAACACCACCACCAACCAAGCCTAGTGCTCAAGTGTATCCCTTGACCAACATAGATGTTGCCACAGACGGTTTCAATCATCGGAGAATTGTCGGAGAAGGCCGTTTCGGGACCGTCTATGCCGCCATATTCGAGAAGGGGCAGATAGCAGCGGTGAAAAGAATTCACTCTAGGCATGTTTTGAGCAATGCAGGTTTTGGGTTTTCTAGAATACTTAGGTCAATATCTCTAGCTCAGCACCCCAATATAGTGCCGATTATTGGGTACTCAGAAGGCCCAGGTGAGAGGATTATAGTGATGGAGTTTGTAGGCATGGTGTGCTTAGACTACTATTTGCATCAAAATTCAGATGGCGCGTCGTTGGACTGGAACCACAGGCTGAAGATTGCAGCAGGGGCAGCCAAAGGGCTTGAGTATTTGCATGAAGGGGTGGCTCCAAACATAATACATGGGTGTGTCAAGGCTTCAAATATTTTGATAGATGTCAACTTTCGTGCTAAGGTTTGTGATTATGGGCTATCGTTTTTGGCTCCCCAAGAGAAGAGAGGCCTATTGGGACACGTGGACGACGAGTATTGGGACGGCGGGCTAGGAGGAGGAGGCGGCGCTTGCAAGGAAAGCGACGTGTACGGATTTGGTGTGGTTTTGTTGGAGCTTTTGAGTGGTAGGTTGTGTGACGAGGGGAGGCTTGTGAATTGGTCATTGCCATTGATCAAGGAAAAGAGGTTTAGTGAGTTTTTGGACCCCCGTCTTGCGATCCCTTCTGAGATTTTGCCTCTTGTTAGATTGGCTAAAGTTGCTTCCGCTTGTGTTGGTAATTCCAGAAAAAGCAGGCCTTCAATTGGTCAAGTGGCAACTATTTTGAGCAGTTTGGAGATGGATTGA